Proteins found in one Arachis stenosperma cultivar V10309 chromosome 8, arast.V10309.gnm1.PFL2, whole genome shotgun sequence genomic segment:
- the LOC130944595 gene encoding amine oxidase [copper-containing] zeta, peroxisomal-like, with protein MAPASQKATPLSLSLSPPPCCPPSAAASSAAAPEWTAPPLQDDRRRNSNNTTTTNKVSLIRSVDSLPESTSTNAPTAKGITAMPRAQSSHPLDPLSAAEISVAVATVRAAGATPEVRDSMRFIEAVLREPDKHIVALADAYFFPPFQPSLLPRTKGGPVIPTKLPPRCARLVVYNRKSNETSIWIVELSQVHAVTRGGHHRGKVISSHVIPDVQPPMDAVEYAECEAVVKDYPPFIEAMKKRGIEDMELVMVDPWCTGYHSEVDAPSRRLAKPLIFCRSESDCPMENGYARPVEGIHVLVDLRNMVVIEFEDRKLVPLPPVDPLRNYTPGETRGGSDRSDVKPLQISQPEGPSFRVNGQYVEWQKWNFRVGFTPKEGLVIYSVAYVDGSRGRRPVAHRLSFVEMVVPYGDPNDPHYRKNAFDAGEDGLGKNAHSLKKGCDCLGYIKYFDAHFTNFTGGVETIENCICLHEEDHGILWKHQDWRTGLAEVRRSRRLSVSFICTVANYEYAFFWHFYQDGKIEAEVKLTGILSLGALMPGELRKYGTMIAPGLYAPVHQHFFVARMDMAVDSKPGEALNQVVEVNMKVEEVGDHNVHNNAFFAEETLLKSELEAMRDCEPLTARHWIVRNTRTGNRTGQLTGFKLVPGTNCLPLGGPEAMFLRRAAFLKHNLWVTTYSRDEMFPGGEFPNQNPRIGEGLATWVQQNRPLEEADIVLWYVFGVTHVPRLEDWPVMPVERIGFMLMPHGFFNCSPAVDVPPSPCELDSKDNDIKDSSGATKPIQSGLASKL; from the exons ATGGCCCCAGCTTCGCAAAAGGCGACGCCACTATCACTCTCACTCTCACCACCGCCATGCTGTCCTCCCTCCGCCGCCGCCTCTTCCGCCGCCGCGCCGGAATGGACTGCGCCGCCACTTCAGGACGATCGCCGCCGCAACAGTAACAACACCACCACCACTAACAAGGTTTCCTTGATTCGCTCAGTGGATTCTCTCCCTGAATCAACTTCCACCAATGCCCCTACTGCCAAAG GAATCACGGCAATGCCAAGGGCACAGTCAAGCCACCCTTTGGACCCTTTATCTGCTGCCGAAATCTCTGTGGCTGTGGCAACTGTGAGGGCTGCTGGAGCCACTCCCGAG GTTAGGGACAGTATGCGCTTCATTGAAGCAGTTTTGAGGGAACCAGATAAACACATTGTTGCACTGGCAGATGCTTATTTCTTTCCACCTTTCCAGCCATCATTACTTCCTAGAACCAAAGGAGGCCCTGTGATTCCTACCAAACTCCCTCCAAGATGTGCTAGACTTGTTGTTTACAATAGGAAATCAAATGAAACGAGTATCTGGATCGTTGAATTATCACAAGTTCATGCTGTAACTCGAGGTGGTCATCATCGAGGAAAAGTCATTTCTTCACATGTTATTCCTGATGTTCAGCCTCCAATG GATGCTGTGGAATATGCAGAATGTGAGGCTGTTGTTAAAGATTATCCTCCATTTATAGAAGCTATGAAGAAAAGGGGTATTGAAGACATGGAGCTTGTAATGGTTGATCCCTG GTGCACTGGTTATCACAGTGAAGTTGATGCTCCCAGCAGAAGACTTGCCAAACCACTTATATTTTGTCGATCTGAGAGTGACTGCCCTATGGAAAATGGCTATGCTCGCCCAGTTGAGGGAATTCATGTTCTAGTTGATCTGCGAAATATGGTAGTGATAGAGTTTGAAGACCGCAAACTTGTTCCTCTGCCACCTGTTGATCCCTTGAGGAACTATACTCCTGGTGAAACACGAGGTGGCTCTGATAGAAGTGATGTCAAGCCCTTGCAAATTAGTCAACCTGAAGGTCCAAGCTTTCGTGTCAATGGACAATATGTAGAGTGGCAGAAG TGGAATTTCCGTGTTGGATTCACACCCAAAGAGGGTTTGGTTATATATTCTGTTGCATATGTTGATGGTAGTCGAGGGCGAAGGCCTGTAGCACATAGGCTGAGCTTTGTAGAGATGGTTGTACCTTATGGAGATCCGAACGATCCACACTACAGAAAAAATGCTTTTGATGCTGGGGAAGATGGCTTGGGGAAAAATGCACATTCTCTCAAGAAG GGTTGTGATTGTTTGGGCTACATCAAATACTTTGATGCTCACTTCACAAATTTCACTGGTGGAGTGGAGACAATTGAAAACTGTATATGTTTGCATGAAGAGGATCATGGAATTCTTTGGAAGCATCAAGACTGGAGAACTGGCTTAGCAGAAGTTCGAAGGTCTAGAAGGCTTTCAGTATCGTTTATATGCACAGTTGCCAACTATGAGTATGCATTTTTTTGGCATTTTTATCAG GATGGAAAGATTGAAGCCGAAGTTAAGCTTACTGGAATTCTCAGCTTAGGAGCATTGATGCCTGGAGAGCTTCGAAAATATGGAACCATGATTGCTCCAGGTCTATATGCTCCGGTTCATCAACACTTCTTTGTTGCTCGCATGGACATGGCTGTTGATTCTAAACCTGGTGAAGCTTTGAATCAG GTAGTGGAGGTCAACATGAAAGTTGAGGAAGTTGGTGACCATAATGTTCATAATAATGCATTTTTTGCTGAAGAAACGTTGCTCAAATCTGAGCTGGAAGCGATGCGTGATTGTGAGCCTTTGACTGCTCGACATTGGATT GTAAGGAACACAAGAACAGGCAATAGAACTGGACAGTTGACAGGATTCAAGCTGGTACCCGGCACAAATTGCTTACCATTAGGAGGTCCTGAGGCCATGTTTTTAAGAAGAGCTGCCTTCTTGAAGCATAATCTTTGGGTAACAACATACTCACGCGACGAAATGTTTCCTGGAGGAGAATTTCCAAACCAAAATCCGCGCATCGGCGAAGGGCTAGCTACATGGGTTCAGCAGAACAGACCTTTGGAAGAAGCTGACATAGTTCTTTG GTATGTATTTGGAGTCACACATGTTCCTCGTTTAGAAGATTGGCCTGTTATGCCAGTAGAGCGCATTGGTTTTATGCTCATG CCTCATGGATTCTTCAATTGTTCACCAGCAGTGGATGTGCCTCCAAGTCCCTGTGAATTGGATTCTAAAGATAATGACATCAAGGATAGTAGTGGTGCTACCAAGCCAATTCAGAGTGGCTTAGCTTCAAAGTTGTGA